The region AATAACTTGGTCAACAATCTCTCCATTTTTCATAATTAAAATAGTTGGTACTGATCTTACTCCAAATTTAACTGCTAAGTCTTGTTGTTCATCAGTGTTTACTTTACAAATGTTTGCTTTTCCTTCAAAATCTGTTGCTAATTCATCTATAACTGGAGAAAGCATTCTACACGGTCCACACCAAGGAGCCCAAAAGTCTACTAGTGATACACCCTCACCTACAGTTGATTCAAAATTTTCAGTTGTTAATTCAATATAATTCGCCATAAAAGTCCTTTATTATTTTTTAAGTGGAAAAATTTTATCCTAATATTTTACAAATGTCAAGTATATACTAAAAAGTTTTATAGTTACTTTTAAGTTACTATTAAAACTATATTTACTAAAATTAAATAAAAAGTAGGACTTTATTATGGAAACTAAAGAATACAATTGTTTTTTTCAATTAGCTACAGATATTATAGGTGGAAAGTGGAAGTCTATTGTTCTTTGGGCATTAAAAAAAGATGTAAAAAGAAATGGCGAATTAAGAAAAATTATTCCAAATATTAGTCAGAAAATGTTAACTCAACAATTAAGAGAATTGGAAGAAGCGGGTGTTGTTGATAGAATTGTATATCCTGTTATCCCACCAAAGGTTGAATACAAACTAACAAAAAGTGGTGAAAAACTTATTCCCATATTGGAGCAATTACACGATTGGGGCAAAGAGTATGCCAAAGATAATAAAATAGATATTATAAAAGATGCAAATTGTGTTATAGAGTAGATTTACTCTATAACTTTACTAAATATCTTCCTACAGCTTTTCCTGATAAAAGATTATTATATGCTTCTTGTATCTCTTCAAGGCTTATTTGAGTTGTTAAATCCTCTAATACATCTACATTGAATTCATTTGCAAGTTTTTCCCAAGCAGCAGCTTTTTTATCTAATTTACACTCAACAGAATCTATACCTATAAGTCTTACTCCTCTAAGTATAAATGGAAAAACATTTGTATTTAATTCAAATGATGAGGTTAAACCACAACAAGTTGCTACTCCATCGTATTTTATCACTTTTAGAGCTTCTGCTAAGATATTTCCACCAACTGTGTCTACTACTGCATCATACTTTTCACTTCCCATTGGTCTTTTATTTTCTATATCAAAATCTTTTCTAAGAATTACCTCTTTTGCACCTAAAGATTTTAAAAAGTCAATTTTTTCCTCTTTCCCTGATATGGCAGTTACATTAAAACCTAATTTACTTAATATAGCAACAGCTAAACTTCCTACTCCACCTGTTGCACCAGTAACTAATACTTCACCTGTATTTATTCCATTGTTTAGTAACTCATTTACACTAAGTGCAGCTGTTAAACCAGCAGTACCATAAGTCATAATCTCTTTATCACTTAAACCATTAGGAATTTTTATTACCCATGATGCAGGC is a window of Halarcobacter sp. DNA encoding:
- a CDS encoding helix-turn-helix domain-containing protein, with translation METKEYNCFFQLATDIIGGKWKSIVLWALKKDVKRNGELRKIIPNISQKMLTQQLRELEEAGVVDRIVYPVIPPKVEYKLTKSGEKLIPILEQLHDWGKEYAKDNKIDIIKDANCVIE
- a CDS encoding YhdH/YhfP family quinone oxidoreductase encodes the protein MKAFIVEKSGDKEFTAGLQDIEIPVIEENEVLIKATYSSLNYKDALSSVGNPGVTRVFPHITGIDVAGVIEESKSDLFKVGDKVLVTGYDLGMNTNGGHSEYVKVPASWVIKIPNGLSDKEIMTYGTAGLTAALSVNELLNNGINTGEVLVTGATGGVGSLAVAILSKLGFNVTAISGKEEKIDFLKSLGAKEVILRKDFDIENKRPMGSEKYDAVVDTVGGNILAEALKVIKYDGVATCCGLTSSFELNTNVFPFILRGVRLIGIDSVECKLDKKAAAWEKLANEFNVDVLEDLTTQISLEEIQEAYNNLLSGKAVGRYLVKL
- the trxA gene encoding thioredoxin, with protein sequence MANYIELTTENFESTVGEGVSLVDFWAPWCGPCRMLSPVIDELATDFEGKANICKVNTDEQQDLAVKFGVRSVPTILIMKNGEIVDQVIGAQPKQALADKISAQL